From one Streptomyces sp. Q6 genomic stretch:
- a CDS encoding aminotransferase class V-fold PLP-dependent enzyme, with translation MSAHASAATASVTTDTAVESADPACGAPLPVLGRDVTVPLVTGGEVTYAALDYAASAPALQRVWDDVAAYAPYYGSVHRGAGYLSQLSTDLFENSRVTVAEFLDCRDDDQVVFTRSTTDSLNLLAAALPADCQVFVFETEHHASLLPWRDARVTYLNAPRTPGEAVATLERALADRDPYGPALVCVTGASNVTGELWPVRELAAAAHAHGARIVLDAAQLAPHHPVSVQELDVDWVAFSGHKLYAPFGSGVLAGRSDWLRAAEPYLAGGGASRKVARRADGGVDVEWHDSAARHEAGSPNVIGVYSIASACKALTEAGFDSIVEREQSLIRTVRAGLAEVPEVRVLSLFGDDAPRVGVISFVVEGWNSSHFAAALSAEYGIGVRDGLFCAHPLVRTLLGSDPQTQGECGAPEAAPGEKSLNAIRVSFGAGTPDEHVERFVAAVKELVRDGAAWKYRTEGGRCVPAS, from the coding sequence ATGTCTGCTCACGCCTCCGCTGCCACCGCCTCCGTCACCACCGACACCGCCGTCGAGTCCGCCGATCCCGCCTGTGGGGCCCCGCTGCCGGTGCTCGGCCGGGACGTCACCGTGCCGCTCGTCACCGGGGGCGAAGTGACGTACGCGGCCCTCGACTACGCGGCCAGCGCGCCGGCCCTCCAGCGGGTGTGGGACGACGTCGCCGCGTACGCGCCGTACTACGGCAGCGTCCACCGGGGCGCCGGGTACCTCTCGCAGCTGTCGACCGATCTCTTCGAGAACTCGCGCGTCACCGTCGCCGAGTTCCTCGACTGCCGCGACGACGACCAGGTCGTCTTCACCAGGTCGACCACCGACTCGCTCAACCTGCTGGCCGCCGCGCTCCCCGCCGACTGCCAGGTCTTCGTCTTCGAGACCGAGCACCACGCCTCGCTGCTGCCGTGGCGCGACGCCCGCGTGACGTACCTGAACGCGCCGCGCACCCCCGGCGAGGCTGTCGCGACCCTGGAGCGCGCGCTCGCCGACCGCGACCCCTACGGCCCGGCCCTCGTCTGCGTCACCGGTGCCTCGAACGTCACCGGTGAGCTCTGGCCGGTGCGCGAGCTGGCGGCGGCCGCTCACGCGCACGGTGCCCGCATCGTGCTCGACGCCGCACAGCTCGCGCCCCACCACCCCGTCTCCGTACAGGAGTTGGACGTCGACTGGGTCGCCTTCTCCGGGCACAAGCTGTACGCGCCGTTCGGCTCGGGCGTGCTCGCCGGGCGCTCCGACTGGCTGCGCGCGGCCGAGCCGTACCTCGCCGGTGGCGGTGCGTCCAGGAAGGTCGCCCGTCGCGCGGACGGGGGCGTCGACGTCGAGTGGCACGACAGCGCCGCCCGCCACGAGGCCGGTTCGCCGAACGTGATCGGCGTGTACTCCATCGCCTCCGCCTGCAAGGCGCTCACCGAGGCCGGTTTCGACAGCATCGTCGAGCGGGAGCAGTCCCTGATCCGTACGGTGCGCGCCGGGCTCGCCGAGGTGCCCGAGGTGAGGGTGCTCTCGCTGTTCGGCGACGACGCCCCGCGCGTCGGCGTCATCTCGTTCGTCGTCGAGGGCTGGAACTCCTCGCACTTCGCCGCCGCGCTCTCCGCCGAGTACGGCATCGGCGTCCGCGACGGCCTGTTCTGCGCCCACCCGCTCGTGCGCACGCTGCTCGGCTCCGACCCGCAGACGCAGGGCGAGTGCGGCGCGCCCGAGGCGGCGCCGGGCGAGAAGTCGCTGAACGCCATCCGGGTGAGCTTCGGCGCCGGCACGCCCGACGAGCACGTGGAGCGTTTCGTCGCCGCGGTGAAGGAGCTCGTACGGGACGGTGCGGCCTGGAAGTACCGCACCGAGGGCGGGCGTTGCGTCCCGGCCTCCTGA